From Saccopteryx leptura isolate mSacLep1 chromosome 3, mSacLep1_pri_phased_curated, whole genome shotgun sequence, one genomic window encodes:
- the UNC93A gene encoding protein unc-93 homolog A → MDRSLRNVLVVSLGFLLLFTAYGGLQNLQSSLYREDGLGVTVLSALYGAVLLSSMLLPPLLIRTLGCKWTIVASMACYVTFSLGNFYASWYTLIPTSVLLGLGAAPLWSAHCTYLTVTGNAHAEKAGKRGQDVVNQYFGIFFLIFQSSGVWGNLISSLVFGQTPTQDAVPEEQLLSCGASDCLMATAPANSTQRPAQELIYTLLGIYTGSGILAILLVALFLEPLREDLLEREGETPSVRATLLQTFKLLRDKRLRLLVLLPMYSGFQQAFLAGEYTRSYATCALGIHFVGYVMICFSATNALCSLLYGKASQYTGRIALYAFGAVAHLSCIIALLLWKPKPDQLAVFFVFSGLWGMADAVWQTQNNALYGVLFDQTKEAAFANYRLWEALGFVIAFGYSTFLCVSVKLYILLGTLCLAMLGYAVVEHLEAKHPARPPDVEVTTLAAGREAQM, encoded by the exons ATGGACAGGAGTCTGAGGAACGTGCTGGTGGTCTCCCTCGGGTTTCTGCTTCTCTTCACCGCCTACGGGGGTCTGCAGAACCTGCAG AGCAGCCTGTACCGCGAGGACGGCCTGGGCGTGACGGTGCTGAGCGCCCTGTACGGCGCGGTGCTCCTGTCCTCCAtgctgctgccgccgctgctCATCAGGACCCTGGGCTGCAAGTGGACCATCGTCGCCTCCATGGCCTGCTACGTGACCTTCTCCCTGGGCAACTTCTACGCCAGCTG GTACACGCTGATCCCCACCTCCGTCCTGCTGGGCCTGGGGGCGGCCCCACTCTGGTCGGCTCACTGCACCTACCTCACCGTCACTGGGAACGCCCACGCGGAGAAGGCCGGCAAACGCGGCCAGGACGTGGTGAACCAGTATTTTGGGATCTTTTTCCTCATTTTCCAGTCGTCCGGCGTCTGGGGAAACCTGATCTCGTCCCTGGTGTTCGGCCAGACGCCCACGCAAG ATGCCGTCCCAGAGGAGCAGCTCCTGTCCTGTGGGGCCAGTGACTGCCTGATGGCCACAGCGCCCGCCAACAGCACCCAGCGCCCCGCCCAGGAGCTGATCTACACCCTGCTGGGCATCTACACAG GGAGCGGTATCCTGGCTATCCTGCTGGTGGCCCTGTTCCTCGAGCCCCTCAGAGAGGACCTgctggaaagggagggagagacgcCATCGGTCCGGGCCACCTTACTGCAGACCTTCAAGCTTCTCAGAGACAAACGCCTGCGTCTCCTCGTCCTGCTGCCGATGTATAGCGGGTTCCAGCAGGCCTTCCTGGCGGGCGAATACACCAGG TCCTACGCCACCTGCGCCCTGGGCATCCACTTCGTGGGCTACGTGATGATCTGCTTCTCGGCCACCAACGCGCTGTGCTCCCTGCTGTACGGGAAGGCGTCTCAGTACACGGGCAGGATCGCACTCTACGCCTTCG GGGCGGTCGCCCACCTGTCCTGCATCATCGCCCTCTTGCTGTGGAAACCGAAGCCGGACCAGCTGGCCGTGTTCTTCGTGTTTTCTGGCCTCTGGGGCATGGCGGATGCCGTCTGGCAGACACAGAACAATG CCCTCTACGGCGTCCTGTTCGACCAGACCAAGGAGGCCGCCTTCGCCAACTACCGCCTCTGGGAAGCCCTGGGCTTCGTCATCGCCTTCGGCTACAGCACCTTCCTGTGCGTCAGCGTCAAACTCTACatcctcctggggaccctgtgTCTGGCCATGCTGGGCTACGCCGTGGTCGAGCACCTGGAGGCCAAGCACCCGGCCAGGCCACCCGACGTGGAAGTGACCACCCTGGCCGCGGGACGAGAGGCACAGATGTAG